A single Anopheles funestus chromosome 2RL, idAnoFuneDA-416_04, whole genome shotgun sequence DNA region contains:
- the LOC125765383 gene encoding uncharacterized protein LOC125765383 isoform X2, whose amino-acid sequence MDESGSSSNDHGHHPIGNGGDASAYAYKNEISLSIGDDDQNSRTNSTAVPTPSPRHIEVPIGTSPEGETNEYAALNRSSGSGGSPRGGKSNGLDNPGFEPEHDKRPLSSFGHTAGKDEKSLGVVSINGKTVGEKPLAEAVNLELLNMSSKPANGHHQNGTNGASALPVKKDTEVDLGDPYDEYFVPVNEHRKFMSVSFQKSRHGPVGHPVYGRHGRGVDYTGHSVNEPAPGTMDYKQWTKITRGEKLYVTKDKREKKRKNWPFWLLGLAVLLGVIVVAILAGSGVIFNDSPTPVESRQFGDKVATAGVFGGGKSRPGNASSSSTSSTTSTSSEYPTTPSPPSSTLPPVPPATEEITVYVPNTLEGQITLANVEFLDDYRNPNSSAYKTLAMELEEELKDTLSTPDARGPIYVKILNMKPGSVVVDYRVSWEPNTMELSEDTMKHRLNSFLQQNGNYLSTYIVPTNTIRVARLPDVCVMRSSGKNCEYGCTFDPKVGDFMCTCPKGMLLNDEDGRTCYTPVPAFNGGEEEPKSEPEPASEPASEPEPESEPEPASEPEPEPASEPEPEPASEPEPTSEPEPASEPSGKPVPVSEPEPASEPEPASEPEPSSEPEPASEPEPASEPEPSSEPEPASEPEPTSEPEPSSEPEAVSKPEPEPEPKSEPEPTSEPEPSSEPETSSSNTYTKAPSSDHSAKLIISTEASTTETEPKSEPEPTSEPEPSSEPEPSSEPEPTSEPEPSSEPEPTSEPEPAVEPEPSSEPEPSSEPEPTSEPEPASEPEPTSSSDAVEKSTASDKLLRQTIQSTTERDTAFTVTTTISYQSSSPSSSSTTDDSQLPDFMFVDKDSMVKHSSTIESTTPNVVVVSVTEQSGTEDPPAPVTETIVDDTPMPSTSSFFVTPKVTTASTPKASTTVNGFEGRSLSSNDTAENTVYATSSPISLEQWRSSTSFATSTEAFGRDSERQDETNPFLPGIETASNRNAAASYAVTETVVEAETSAPILAAHNESPFLPETENNASLVKILHEGLDRHEGYEIENQPQFLDVVPLSKESDRNEYKKQLNSHVTETIYITTTIRSPVPVTTESLEELLSVASSRNIVEQTTNSGEEMVTSTERDAEEPTTMMEHTKEAMKESNSTTGLSSENSTVSRAASDAESSSTTEQMVRSVTEAVLNDSTEMVQTTTNSEEEPLATTTLEVERATLMENIDSTTKAQNKTDETTAGSSSSTTTTTSTSTTPSTTSTTTTMSTLPLVVTEALERITAIEKDLISLKENDLADDNNIFGNDLSVIPLNWKKDSTTTAGPDSGSIPVSSAEPNNPATLIPTTTTGHFLDETTFHLIRSERSNETSLIGSRFSEEEQTSTFPASPVTPTTENKQIETLLERAASAASSMFTKCAVGQFECINGTSIKDGSSCIQKSERCDSVSHCSDNSDEQDCERLGCPGHFQCQDGVCLARQHVCDGIAHCHDSSDEQDCGEWLCNFDELSCNPATGNGPCLPALWKCDGLEQCANGFDESNCPDTCTNDEYFCAGQRKCIPEAWRCDGSVDCSDGEDERLCDCPLDSFKCNTGGCVRGAYVCDGHPQCPDQSDEWHCYQLDRDDGTLRVKRNSSDALAVCGDGWNGMLADQVCAELGFAGASKILFGKVATGNGSLVNSMYRVTEKNRLEFEPIHSMECNQGLKLYCEEYRCGRESIQQTLEQRIAGGETSDPNQWPSLALAFTNNAAIKCTANIVSPRWALASYTCIMGKTEFVNNRNVGDMSWKLFAGSPQFNASLEDVTLHTANASYQIVDVKRVVPYPQSKYKQFMYTGDVALLELSTPLKLNEMVGSVCLTDGANIDWEQLCLTAGWGSDLENTATTEQYLKYLPVPTVSTERCNSSMHYNGALPENAICAGYLNSNKTTCYNDEGAPLMCYLDGSGQWQLEGILSYHGNCGKRPHPAIYNSITSNISTWIRNTVGNDLMFERVTSSGTVGAGLGSTTTGASTVASTVSSTDFSTTTATAISGLSEERTIASNSTASASASNDR is encoded by the exons ATGGACGAGTCCGGTTCGTCCAGCAATGATCATGGGCACCACCCGATCGGCAACGGAGGTGATGCTAGTGCCTATGCCTACAAGAACGAAATATCCCTCTCGATTGGCGACGATGATCAGAACTCGCGTACGAACAGTACTGCCGTTCCAACGCCCTCGCCGCGCCACATCGAAGTACCGATCGGGACCAGTCCGGAAGGGGAAACGAACGAGTACGCTGCACTAAACCGTAGCAGCGGTTCCGGCGGATCACCTCGAGGCGGTAAATCGAACGGATTGGACAATCCGGGCTTTGAACCGGAGCACGACAAACGGCCACTCAGCTCGTTCGGCCATACGGCGGGCAAGGACGAAAAGTCACTCGGCGTGGTATCGATCAATGGAAAGACGGTGGGTGAAAAGCCACTCGCCGAGGCAGTCAATCTGGAGCTGCTGAACATGTCCTCGAAGCCTGCAAACGGGCATCATCAGAATGGGACGAACGGTGCCAGTGCGCTACCGGTCAAGAAGGATACCGAGGTGGATCTGGGCGATCCGTACGATGAGTACTTTGTGCCGGTGAACGAACACCGGAAGTTTATGAG TGTCTCCTTCCAAAAGTCACGCCACGGTCCGGTTGGTCATCCCGTGTACGGACGTCATGGCCGCGGTGTCGACTACACCGGGCACTCGGTAAATGAGCCCGCCCCCGGAACGATGGACTATAAACAGTGGACCAAAATCACGAG GGGTGAAAAACTGTACGTCACAAAGGATAAGCGAGAGAAGAAACGGAAGAACTGGCCGTTTTGGTTGCTTGGTCTGGCGGTACTGCTGGGTGTGATCGTGGTAGCCATTCTTGCCGGATCCGGTGTCATCTTCAACGACAGTCCTACCCCAGTTGAGTCACGTCAGTTCGGTGACAAGGTGGCAACGGCCGGTGTATTCGGAGGAGGAAAGTCACGCCCGGGAAATGCAAGCAGCAGTAGCACATCGTCGACGACGAGTACTAGCAGCGAATATCCAACAACACCATCGCCACCAAGCTCTACCCTACCGCCGGTACCACCGGCGACCGAGGAGATCACCGTGTACGTACCGAACACACTCGAGGGACAGATCACACTGGCGAACGTCGAGTTCTTGGACGACTATCGCAATCCGAACAGTTCCGCCTACAAAACGCTAGCGATGGAGCTGGAGGAAGAACTGAAGGACACCCTCAGCACACCGGACGCACGTGGACCCATTTATGTCAAAATTCTTAACATGAA ACCTGGTTCCGTGGTGGTGGATTATCGTGTCAGCTGGGAACCGAACACGATGGAACTGTCCGAGGACACGATGAAGCACCGGTTGAACAGCTTTTTGCAGCAGAACGGAAACTATCTGTCCACCTACATCGTGCCGACGAATACGATCCGTGTTGCCCGACTGCCGGATGTTTGTGTCATGCGAAGCTCTGGAAAGAA TTGCGAATATGGCTGTACGTTTGATCCGAAAGTTGGCGATTTCATGTGTACCTGTCCGAAGGGAATGTTGTTGAATGATGAAGATGGACGCACGTGCTATACTCCAGTACCGGCGTTCAATGGTGGTGAGGAGGAACCAAAGAGCGAACCCGAGCCTGCAAGTGAGCCTGCAAGTGAACCAGAACCTGAAAGTGAACCTGAGCCTGCAAGTGAACCAGAAC CTGAGCCTGCTAGTGAACCAGAACCTGAGCCTGCGAGTGAACCGGAGCCAACTAGTGAACCGGAACCGGCTAGTGAGCCTTCTGGTAAACCTGTACCGGTTAGTGAGCCGGAGCCTGCGAGTGAGCCGGAGCCTGCAAGTGAACCGGAACCTTCAAGTGAACCAGAGCCTGCAAGTGAGCCGGAGCCTGCAAGTGAACCGGAACCTTCGAGTGAACCAGAGCCGGCAAGTGAGCCAGAGCCGACGAGTGAACCAGAACCGTCTAGTGAACCGGAAGCTGTTAGCAAACCGGAACCTGAACCGGAACCGAAAAGTGAACCGGAACCAACGAGTGAACCTGAACCTTCATCAGAACCAGAAACAAGTAGCTCGAATACGTATACAAAAGCACCCTCTAGTGATCATTCCGCCAAACTGATCATTTCTACTGAGGCATCTACCAcggaaaccgaaccgaaaagtGAACCGGAACCTACGTCAGAGCCCGAACCTTCAAGTGAGCCGGAACCATCGAGTGAACCAGAACCAACGAGCGAACCGGAACCGTCGAGTGAACCCGAACCGACTAGTGAGCCCGAACCAGCGGTAGAACCGGAACCAAGCAGTGAACCCGAACCATCAAGTGAACCTGAACCTACGAGCGAACCTGAACCTGCAAGTGAACCAGAACCTACATCAAGCAGCGATGCCGTAGAGAAATCGACAGCATCCGACAAGCTATTAAGGCAAACGATTCAATCCACTACGGAGCGTGACACAGCCTTCACGGTCACCACGACGATCAGTTACCAATCTtcatcaccatcgtcatcCTCAACGACGGATGATTCTCAGCTGCCCGACTTTATGTTCGTGGATAAGGATTCGATGGTGAAGCACTCGAGCACGATCGAAAGCACCACACCGAACGTAGTGGTAGTGTCGGTAACGGAACAATCCGGAACAGAGGATCCTCCCGCACCGGTCACGGAAACGATTGTAGACGACACTCCCATGCCATCCACGTCGAGCTTTTTCGTAACGCCAAAAGTAACGACCGCATCCACACCGAAAGCTTCTACGACGGTGAATGGATTCGAGGGACGTTCGTTGTCATCAAATGATACGGCTGAAAACACGGTGTACGCCACCTCCAGTCCAATTTCGCTCGAACAATGGCGATCGTCAACTAGCTTTGCCACTTCGACAGAAGCTTTCGGGCGTGATTCGGAACGACAGGACGAAACGAACCCATTCTTGCCAGGAATTGAAACGGCGAGCAATCGCAACGCTGCTGCATCGTACGCCGTAACGGAAACCGTGGTTGAAGCCGAAACAAGCGCACCCATTCTGGCCGCGCACAATGAGTCGCCATTCTTGCCGGAGACGGAGAACAACGCAAGTCTGGTGAAGATATTGCACGAAGGTCTCGATCGGCACGAGGGCTATGAAATCGAAAATCAACCACAGTTTTTGGATGTGGTTCCATTGTCGAAGGAGAGCGATAGGAACGAATATAAGAAGCAGTTGAACTCGCACGTAACAGAGACGATCTACATCACGACGACCATTCGCAGCCCGGTGCCAGTTACAACGGAATCTCTGGAGGAACTGCTGTCGGTTGCAAGCTCCAGGAACATTGTCGAACAGACTACGAATAGTGGAGAAGAGATGGTCACCAGTACGGAGCGCGATGCGGAAGAACCAACCACCATGATGGAACATACCAAGGAAGCTATGAAGGAATCAAATTCTACTACTGGTCTTTCCAGTGAGAACTCTACAGTGTCCCGAGCTGCATCGGACGCGGAATCTTCTTCGACTACGGAACAGATGGTTAGAAGTGTGACCGAAGCAGTACTGAATGACAGTACAGAAATGGTCCAAACGACGACAAACAGTGAAGAGGAACCACTTGCCACGACTACTCTCGAAGTGGAGCGAGCTACATTGATGGAGAACATCGATTCAACTACAAAAGCTCAGAATAAAACGGACGAAACCACTGCTGGAAGCAGTTCATCAACGACAACGACCACGTCGACGTCAACGACACCGAGCACTACAAGCACTACTACTACAATGTCAACACTTCCATTAGTAGTGACAGAGGCATTGGAACGCATTACGGCCATCGAGAAAGATCTGATCAGTCTGAAGGAGAATGATCTTGCGGACGATAACAATATATTCGGTAATGATCTAAGCGTTATACCGCTCAATTGGAAGAAAGATTCAACGACTACAGCAGGTCCGGATTCCGGATCGATTCCTGTCTCTTCCGCCGAACCCAACAACCCAGCTACCCTCATCCCAACCACGACGACCGGTCATTTTTTAGACGAAACGACGTTTCACTTGATTAGATCAGAGCGATCAAATGAAACGTCGTTAATCGGAAGTCGCTTTTCTGAGGAAGAACAGACTAGTACTTTCCCGGCATCGCCGGTCACCCCGACCACCgagaacaaacaaatcgaaacattACTCGAGCGAGCGGCTTCTGCTGCCAGCTCCATGTTCACCAAGTGCGCCGTAGGACAGTTCGAGTGTATCAACGGCACCTCGATCAAGGATGGAAGTTCGTGCATTCAGAAGTCCGAGCGATGCGATTCGGTGTCCCACTGTTCGGACAATTCCGATGAGCAGGATTGCGAGCGGCTCGGCTGTCCGGGACACTTCCAGTGTCAGGATGGGGTGTGTCTTGCACGGCAGCACGTATGCGATGGTATCGCGCACTGTCACGATAGTTCCGATGAGCAGGACTGTGGCGAGTGGTTGTGCAACTTTGACGAGCTGTCGTGTAATCCGGCCACCGGTAATGGGCCGTGCCTGCCGGCACTGTGGAAGTGTGACGGGCTGGAACAGTGTGCCAACGGGTTCGATGAAAGCAACTGCCCGGATACGTGCACGAACGATGAGTACTTCTGTGCCGGTCAACGTAAGTGCATCCCGGAGGCGTGGCGCTGCGACGGGTCCGTCGATTGCAGCGATGGCGAAGATGAACGGTTGTGCGATTGTCCGCTGGATAGCTTCAAGTGCAACACCGGTGGCTGTGTGCGAGGTGCGTACGTTTGCGACGGACATCCACAATGTCCGGATCAGTCAGACGAATGGCACTGTTACCAGCTGGACCGGGACGATGGCACGTTGCGCGTCAAGCGTAACTCATCGGACGCACTAGCCGTTTGTGGCGATGGGTGGAATGGTATGCTGGCGGATCAGGTGTGTGCTGAGTTGGGTTTCGCAGGAGCTAGCAAGATTCTGTTCGGCAAGGTAGCCACCGGCAATGGTTCACTGGTGAACAGTATGTACCGGGTGACGGAGAAGAACCGGCTGGAGTTTGAACCAATCCACTCAATGGAGTGCAATCAGGGTTTGAAGCTGTACTGCGAAGAATATC GTTGCGGTCGTGAGAGTATTCAACAGACGTTGGAGCAACGTATCGCAGGTGGTGAAACCTCGGACCCAAACCAATGGCCCAGTTTAGCGTTAGCCTTCACTAACAATGCTGCCATTAAGTGTACAGCCAACATAG TTTCTCCTCGTTGGGCACTGGCCAGCTACACCTGCATCATGGGCAAGACAGAATTCGTTAACAATCGTAACGTGGGTGACATGAGCTGGAAGCTGTTTGCAGGTAGTCCTCAGTTTAACGCCTCACTAGAAGATGTTACACTCCACACCGCGAACGCTTCTTACCAGATCGTGGATGTGAAGCGTGTTGTGCCGTATCCGCAG TCGAAGTACAAACAATTCATGTACACCGGTGATGTAGCACTATTGGAACTGTCCACACCGCTTAAGCTGAACGAAATGGTGGGTAGCGTTTGTCTGACAGACGGCGCCAACATTGACTGGGAGCAACTCTGCCTAACGGCTGGCTGGGGTTCAGATCTCGAGAATACGGCGACGACGGAACAGTACCTAAAATATTTGCCCGTACCGACGGTGTCCACGGAGCGCTGCAACTCCTCGATGCACTACAATGGTGCCCTGCCCGAAAACGCCATCTGTGCTGGGTAtctaaacagcaacaaaacaacatgctAC AATGATGAGGGTGCGCCACTGATGTGCTATCTGGACGGTTCTGGTCAGTGGCAGCTGGAAGGCATTCTCAGCTACCATGGGAACTGTGGCAAACGACCACATCCGGCCATCTACAATTCGATTACCTCAAACATTTCCACCTGGATTCGGAACACCGTTGGGAATGATCTTATGTTCGAAAGGGTTACCTCTTCGGGGACGGTTGGTGCAGGACTAGGGTCAACCACTACCGGTGCCAGCACAGTTGCCAGCACAGTCTCCTCGACAGACTTCTCAACTACCACAGCGACAGCAATATCTGGATTAAGCGAAGAGCGAACTATCGCAAGCAACTCCACTGCGTCGGCATCCGCTTCCAACGATCGGTAA